The Peromyscus eremicus chromosome 16_21, PerEre_H2_v1, whole genome shotgun sequence genome includes the window ctgcctctgcccactgtgTTGGTGACCCACTGCATTCTCCATCTGCCCCAGGATAGGTGGTATGCACCCCCTCAGCTTCTCAACTGAGCAAACTGAGGCACGGGTAGTTGAAGTAATCCGCCAGGGTCCCACAGCTGAGAAGTGGCAGAGCTCTGATTTGAACCCAGTCTTCATTCAGTCCTGTGTGCCCCGTGGACGGTGCACTGCCAAGCTGGGGTGGTGACCTGAACGCGCACTGCAGGAGGGGGTGAGGAGAGGGTGGGTGAGGAGAGTTTGGCGTGAGTGACGAGGGGCAGCAGACTTGAGGGAGCGTGACCAGAGGAGGCTCGTGGACTAGaagaggggcaggggtggggcagggggacACAGCACCTCACCTCTGAGCCCGTGTCTTCTTACTGCATTCTCGTCCCCGCAGAGGCTTGTCTGCTCTCCCACTCTAagggaggagaatgctgggagccACTGGGCATGTGTGGAACCTGAGGCAGCTCTGGCTGACCAGGAGGTCTGAAGGGACACTGCAGTGCTAGGCTGGACCCcagggagcagggacagaggaggACCCAGCCAGCCTAGAGTCTTCTGccctgctgtgtgaccttggcctgCTGCATCGCCTCTCTGagcgagacacacacacacacacacacacacacacacacacacacacacacacaccctgcgcCCTCTGGCCTCATCCCTGTGTCTGGCTTCCTCCTCACCCCCTGGGGAGGTGGGGCTCAGAAGGGACCAGAATAGTGGTGGGGACTGTATCCGTAGCCAGGGTTGGGCCCAGTTCCACCATTCACCACCTCAGTGGCCCTGGATGTTCCATCTCATCTGCCTCATGCCTCAATTTCTCCATCTTTAAGTGTGGGTGAAGTATGTGTAAAGCATGAAGACCATAGCTAGCAAAATAATGGACACTCAGTAGCTACGAGCTGGTGACAGCCAAGACCGATGTCAACACCACTTTCACAACAGtggctggggctgcagctcagctGAGCACGCTTGCCAGCATGCTGAAGTCCTGCTAACTATCAACGGGGTGTGGTAGCCCAgtgatcctagcactggggaggtggaggcaggcggatcagaaattcaagatcgtCATCCGCTATGTAGTGAatttgaggcagcctgggctacttaagaCCTGTCAACAACAATAGTAAGTGACGTAAAAGAAAATGGACTCAGATCAGGACCCTGGGCTCCCAATCCTAGGCACCCTTTCCTGTCAGGGGCTGTTAGTTAGGGTTCCCAAGAGACACAGACCAGCAgccaggaggagatgggggagaagGGGGTTTGTGAGAGAGAGGAAAGCGGGGAGCTGCTGGTGCATATCTCAGCCCCTGCATCAGGGGGCTGGGGAAGCAAGGGTTCCATGTTGCTGGGCAGGAGAGTATCCAGcagcctcccctctcctctgctcGCCTCTGCCCCACCGCTGGCTTTAGGTGCCTGCGCACACTGGTGGGTAGAGCCCCCTCAACTCTGCACAGACAGCATGCTGGGCCAGCTGTGTGTGTCCCTTCAGCCCAGCCAAGTGGGCATCTGACCCCAGAGTCTCCCACCTGCTTGGTCCTTTTTCCACCCCCAATCCCCCCGGCTGCTGCTCAGTAGGTACCCAGCACAGGTGTTTACTGGCTGTCTTCATGACCCCCATGGCCTTGAAGCAGTGTTGGCTGCTTGGCCGCTGGTCACCTTGGAATAACTGTTCCCAGAACCCTGTCATGCTTTTCCCATGCCCCTGGAACAGACTCCTCACAGTGACGTCCCTCAGCCTGTGGGGTTTAGTCTCTATGTGTCTTGGTGATTGCCACGTGTTGATATTGGTGAGGAAAGGCCACAgggaaactgggtgtggtggcctttTGCTCAGCTTAGGAGTCTGCGGGGCATGTCACAGGAAGTGCCAGATGCCGGTCACACCCACTTCCTGACCCCTGACAGAAACAGCCCTGTCATTAAGAAGAACATGGCATTTTGTAGGGGGGAACCTcctcctgcctgtgtgtgtgtgtgtgtgtgtgtgtgtgtgtgtgtgtgtgtgtgtgtctgggggctCATTTGACATTCTTCTTCTATCATCTtacccttcctgcctcccttctaAGCACAATCCCATGTGGGTACCACCCGGAGTGGCTggaatgcagagggcctagagtCTGCTGTGGACTGGGCTTGCTAACtcacctcattcttttttttttttttttaattaagactttttatttttaatcatgcgtattgtgtatatttgtgtgtgggtctggtgcctggagttacaggtggttatcagccacctgacatgggtgctgggagccggactcaggtcccctggaagggcAGCGAACATTCCTAATGACGCTCCAGTCGCTCATCTAATTCTGAAGTCAAGCCATTCCCAGCAAGGCCCAGAGGGGCCACTGCCCAGAGTCACGGAGCTAGTTGGCACTGGACCTTCCTCATGCCACCTGCTACCTCATCTGAGCGCCCAGGAGAGTTCTGTCAGCCGTGCTGCCTGCGGCCTGTGCCCTCTTAGCCTGACACTCCAGGTCATAGCCACACTGTCCCTGCTGTGTGCTGGGAGGACATCCTCAGCCAAGCTCCCGGGCCATTGATTCTTTCCTCTCCTGGGCTGCAGGGTGaattgtttttggttgttgttattgagacagggtctcactatgtggaccaaactgacctcaaactcagagagatcctcctgcctctgcttcctgagtgatggTATTAAAGGTTTATACCACcacaccaacttttttttttaatttcttttactttgtgtgtaggggtgttttgcctgtatgtacatctgtgtaccacaCTGCATACAGtgccccatggaggccagaagagggcattggatccctgggctggagttagctggttgtaaaccaccatgtgggtgttgggaattgaagtcaggtcctctggaagagcagccaatgctcttaaacatccattgaagtcaggtcctctggaagagcagccaatgctcttaaacatcctctctctctctctctctctctctctctctctctctctctctctctctctgtctctctgtgtctctctgtctctctgtctctgtctctgacacacacacacacacacacacacacacaccatttttgttttgttttgaaataaattcatgggctagggagatggcccagtgggtaagcgTCACATGGAGACCTGAGGACCTGCCTCCCGATCACCAAAACCCACAGGTCCTCGTTGACTTTCTACTgatgtaataaacaccatgaccaaaagcagctcagGGAGGAAAGGTTATTTGACTCACACACCCCAATCACAGTTGATCGTCCAAGGAAGTCGGGCAGgaaggaactcaggcaggaaacTCGGAGGAacgctgctcactggcttgctcaggctgcctTCCCACtggcccaggaccacctgcccaggttggcactgcccacagtgggctgggccctcccacagcagctataaatgaagaaaatgcttccgctgaaaagatttttaaaatcatgcacattatttaaaagaaatccaGTTTATTCACAAGCAGCAGTATGAAAAGCTGGGGTGGACCTGGTGTGGGAGACCCGGTGTGGGAAACCTGTCCCACCCCATTCCCAGTCACATGCTTCCTCGAAGCTGACCACTGCTCCAGTTTTGCTTCGTGGTCTTCCCAAAATAGtcccatgtatatatatatgctttccCAGCCAGACTGCTCTGCGTGGTGTGCATGTCACTTTGGTGGTGTGGTCTGGGATGGGGTGCAGGCTGCAGCTCTGAACTGTAACTTACTTAGCCAGCGTCCTGGGGATGTGGATCTAGGTCACCCCAGCCTTTGGTGTGGACCCCTACTGTTGCATTGAACAAGCTTGTGCGTGCTTGGCTTGCACCCTGGAGGTGAATTCCTAGAGGTAGTGTTATGGGGGAGAATTCCATCCTGTGAGACCGTGAGGAACAGGTCCCTCTGCTCTGTGTCACTCGGTTCCCCTACCATTGTGGCCGAGAGGCTTGTGGCAATTCTGATCTTCAGTGGCACAGAAGGCCATTCTGGGTCCTTACAGGAATAGGTCGCCAGGCCCTGAACCAGAGAGACCGAGGCTGGGGTCTTGCCCTGAATCTGAGGGACAGTGGTTGGATGGGGTTTACCTGCCCTCTCCCGGGTGGAGCTGAAGCTTGCAGAGCCAGCCTGCCTTCACCCGGAGACCTCACTGGTCAGGGTTCAATCCCACAGCAGCATCACAAACAAGGAAGTGCCCCAGGAGCCATGGCTGCCTCTTTGAAGGCTGTTGCCTGATTATTGAGCCATTCTCAACTGGGCGACAGTGAGACCCGGTAGGGGAGGGGTGTGCCCCCTGGCCCCTGGGGCAGAGCGTGGCCTAGATTGGACAACTGTGATGCCTGATGACAGATCCAGGGCAGACACAGCGCCAGGGATGTTGTATAGATCACAGTGTGACCCCAGGGCCAGAGAGCCACATGCTCAGCCATGTGGGGGGAGATTTGTAAGCTGCTAATGGGGCTGTTGAGGCAGGGCTGGGACAGCCAAAAGAAGACGGGCAGAGCCCAACTGGAAAAATTGGGGGAGCCCTTAGCTCAGGGTATAAGTGGGAGAAAGGTCTCCCTCCTCTCAGCTCCCAGGGAACTGCATGGCAGAAGTTGGGGCTCTTGGGGACAAGCCCAGAGGCTCTGTGTTGGGGTCAGGGGAATCTAGGAGCATCTTTTGGATCTAGTGTCAGGATCCACCTGGGTCGGGTGGAGGTGCCGAGGAGAGAGGGGCTCCAGCTAGGACACCAGCTGGAACTCACTGATATGTGGAGAAGGCGTGTATAAccttgggggggggcgggggggggcctTCCTTAGGAAGATGGCTTCCGAGGAGAGGCGATCAGCAGAATCTCGGGAGGTGGGAAGAGCCGGGTGGGGATGGGCGCTAGGAACCACAGATTGAATCTTGGGGTTGTCCTCAGGATGGTAAGCCCTTCCAGGAAGCCCCCACCCCAGCTTGAGGCTCATCACTGGGAACCTTCCTTCTCGTGTGAGTCAGGGACACAGGCCTGGAACAGGACATGGACCATGTCCCTCATCTCTGTGGGTCTCTCCCCTGCCCTTGCAGCTTGTGAGCAGCCGAGCCTGCTGACTGCAGATTCACACCTGCCGGGCTCCCTCCGGCTGCGCCATGTCTGGCTCCTACGATGAGGCCTCGGAGGAGGTCACGGATAGCTTCTGGGAGGTGAGTGGAGGTCTAGGCTCCTGCCTGTCCCCTGACTTAACCCATGACCTCAGCCTTGCACCCCAACTCCTTGGGCTTGTCCAGAATCCCCGGTGTCAAACAGGCAGCCGAGGTCTTGAGGGTGGGGTAGGATCAATGTCTGGAAGCTGCTCCAGAACCAGCCTGTAACATTTCACACTCTGGGATCAGGCCCTTCCAGACTGGACGATTCCCGGCCCTTCACACCAACATCTGCTATATTTCACAGTTCTCATAGCCTATCTAGCTGTTCCTGCTGTACCCTCTGTGAGGTGGGCAGGGGATGGACTTTCGAACCAGAGAGTTGGGTGAGCTCAGGgaccccacatccccacagagGCAAGACTACAAGTCAACATTTTCAGGAGCTTCTGAGAGTATTTGTgacctgaaggaaaaaaaaaaattactgctttTGGCTTTGGAAACTAAAAAGGAAACTGGCAAGCCTAGATTAATAAGTGCTTAATGAGATGTCCACAAAACATAATATTGTGTCAAGAAACAGTAACTCCGCTCAAGCTTATATGACTCGTATAAATATAATAGATTTAGCTCACAAGAGCAAAATGAATAATTCATTCTAGCCCAAGTCCAAATTATATAAAACTCCGTATGCTTTTTGCGGCAGTGAGGAGgttttggaggaggaggagggtaggTGGAGACCGCGGGGTCTGACGTGGAGCTCTGGGACTCCGCCGCGTGGAGGGCGGGGCGAGGCGGAGGCGACGCGCCCCCTGCAGGCCAGGGCTAGGATCGCAGGGGCTGCCGGGTCACTTGCTGCTCTGCCCGGTCACTTGCTGCTCTGCCGCCAGGTGGGGAACTACAAGCGGACGGTGAAGCGCATTGACGACGGCCACCGCCTCTGCAACGACCTCATGAGCTGCGTGCAGGAGCGCGCCAAGATCGAGAAAGCCTACGCGCAGCAGCTCACCGACTGGGCCAAGCGCTGGCGCCAGCTCATCGAGAAAGGTGCCCCACCCCCCGGGCTCTGACGGGTCCCCCGGGGCGGGCCCCGGGTGCACCAGCATCCCAGCCACAGGGCTTTTCACCTGGGTGTCCTGGATCAAAGGAGGCCCCTTCATTCTCCTGCTTTGTATAACTCTAGAgtgaacgaacacacacacacacatacacacacacacacacacaattatcactttttattttgaaagaaatcaCATTTATAGTGCAGAGAACCCCTGGGTAACCCCCAGCCAGCTTCACCAGCTAacattaacatttctttttcttttttctttcttttttttttttttttttttttttaattttcgagacagggtttctctgtgtagctttggtgcttgtcgtcctggatctcgctctgtagaccaggctggcctcgaactcacagagatccgcctggctctgcctcccaagtgctgggattaaaggcgtgcgccaccaccgcacggcaACATTAACATTTCACTGTAGCTTTctgtttaattttgagacagaatcttatgtagcccaggctggcctccaaccctcTATGGTGGCTGAGAATGACCCTGAaatcctgatctttctgcctccctgtCTCTAAATCGAAGATTACAGGTGTAGACGGCCCTGCCTAccccctccctctgtctttccctccctctcccccctcccctctccccctcaccTCTCTTGTTTCTTTGAGACGGAATCTTACTCTGAAGCCTGGCCCCTAggatcactctgtagaccaggctggccacctgcctccgcctcccgagcgctgggtcTGAATTGTGCACCACCATTTCTGCAGAGGCTGCCGCTGCTGCTTCCTTTTCTTCGTCttggttttgctgtgtagcccgaGCTGGTCTTACACTTGAGATCTGTCAGACAGGCTTTTCCTCCACTAATCTGCACGTTTTTCTGAGCGCTGTGAGGGAAATTAGAACCATCACCCCCATTCCCAGACTCTCCACGTCTGAGAACAGCAGCTGCTCATACCACCATCATCCAGCTGTCATGGTCAGGGCGTTTAAAACCGCTCATAAAGaagccagcggtggtggcgcacgcctttgatcccagcactagggaagcagaggcaggcagaactctgtgagttcaaggccagcctattctacagagtgaattccaggatagccagggctacacagagaaaccctgtctcgaaaagccaaaaactaaaaaaaaaaaagaggctgccTAGAAATTTGGGGACAGTGAAGGAAGGTGTTTCTGTTGCCGTTGGAAGAGAGGGGAGGCATCAGAGATGTGGAGAGGACTGCAGGCCTTGTGTATTGGGGTCCCTGTAACTCCCTGACATTTTCCCCAGGTCCGCAATATGGCAGCCTCGAGCGGGCCTGGGGCGCCATGATGACGGAGGCAGAGAAGGTGAGCGAGCTGCACCAGGAGGTGAAGAACAGCCTGCTGAACGAGGACCTGGAGAAAGTCAAGAACTGGCAGAAGGATGCCTACCACAAGCAGATCATGGGCGGCTTCAAGGAGACCAAGGAGGCAGAGGACGGCTTCCGAAAGGCCCAGAAGCCCTGGGCCAAGAAGATGAAGGAGGTGCCTCAGACGGGTGGCGGGGCAGGTGGCCAGCTCAGGGGTGGCGTGTCACAGGAGCGTATCTGTGGATAGGGAGGGTCCCCACAGGGCGCGGAAAGAACTGTGCACACAGGGTCTGGTACCTGATGTGCTTTCCCCAGCACACATCCAGCTGGCTCCACAGATCCCGTGACTGGCATGTCTGCAGCGGCCGTGAGCAGTGTCATGTGGGGCAGCAGCCCTAGATGAGGACATGGAGAAGCCTGAGAGTCAGAGCCAGCAGCAGCTTGTCTCTTACAAGGACAGCTccgcagtggggggtgggggagggaggtggagtAGGCAGGCAGGTGTTGGGGATGGATGATCACGTGTCTACCCACCCTGGCCCTCTCTCCCCACAGCTGGAGGCGGCCAAGAAAGCCTATCATCTGGCTTGCAAAGAGGAGAAGCTGGCCATGACTCGGGAGATGAATAGTAAGACGGAGCAGTCGGTCACCCCCGAGCAGCAGAAGAAACTTCTGGACAAGGTGGACAAGTGTAGGCAGGACGTGCAGAAGGTACCTGTGGGGAGATGGGGGGGCCGGTGAGAGTGGTGGGAGCTGCAGGCCTGGTGAGGCctcaccccaccctccaccctggTGCCCACAGACTCAGGAGAAGTATGAGAAGGTGCTGGAAGATGTGGGCAAAACCACGCCGCAGTACATGGAGGGCATGGAGCAGGTGTTCGAGCAGTGCCAGCAGTTCGAGGAGAAGCGGCTGGTCTTCCTTAAGGAAGTCTTGCTGGATATCAAACGGCACCTCAACCTAGCGGAGAACAGCAGGTACCCGGGCATGGCCCGCTGAGTAACTGGAGTGCGGGCACCCCAGGCCTGGcgacggtgggggtgggggtgggggtggggggagctgctGCAGGGGTGAGCCAGTGCTCACTAGTTACCCTGGAAACACAAGCttgggtggtggtgcatggccgTGGTGAGGACACTGGGCTGAGAGTCCCGGAGCTGGTCGGGCTGGAgggaaggacctgagctctgttcACAAAACCCAcaccaggtagctcacaactgtctgtaattccagtgtcaAGGgttctgtcaccctcttctggcctctggagacaCTTGCagtcacatgcacaggcac containing:
- the Pacsin1 gene encoding protein kinase C and casein kinase substrate in neurons protein 1, producing the protein MSGSYDEASEEVTDSFWEVGNYKRTVKRIDDGHRLCNDLMSCVQERAKIEKAYAQQLTDWAKRWRQLIEKGPQYGSLERAWGAMMTEAEKVSELHQEVKNSLLNEDLEKVKNWQKDAYHKQIMGGFKETKEAEDGFRKAQKPWAKKMKELEAAKKAYHLACKEEKLAMTREMNSKTEQSVTPEQQKKLLDKVDKCRQDVQKTQEKYEKVLEDVGKTTPQYMEGMEQVFEQCQQFEEKRLVFLKEVLLDIKRHLNLAENSSYTHVYRELEQAVRGADAQEDLRWFRSTSGPGMPMNWPQFEEWNPDLPHTTAKKEKQPKKAEGATLSNATGAVESTSQAGDRGSVSSYDRGQPYATEWSDDESGTPFGGNEANGGANPFEDDAKGVRVRALYDYDGQEQDELSFKAGDELTKLGEEDEQGWCRGRLDSGQLGLYPANYVEAI